The DNA segment TATTCCTTTGTCTGCCTATATGCTGTTTCCTTGACCGTGACTTCTCCTTCTATCAGGTCTATTATGCTCTGGCACTTGCACTTCGGGCAGAACAGCGGGAAATTCTTCAGATACGTTTCTTGTGTGGCCTTCTGCCTCGTTTTGCCCTTACAT comes from the Eubacteriaceae bacterium Marseille-Q4139 genome and includes:
- a CDS encoding conjugal transfer protein: MDKNGFIICPICKGKTRQKATQETYLKNFPLFCPKCKCQSIIDLIEGEVTVKETAYRQTKE